Proteins found in one Geomonas subterranea genomic segment:
- a CDS encoding trehalase-like domain-containing protein encodes MSNSISDYGIIGNLQSVALVGRDGAIDWLCLPHTDSPSVFAAILDKERGGTFSVTPEGEWDSTLSYLDDSNVLTARFRTRSGSCTLTDFLTLPEPKGEDGLRDFVLLRLIKVDRGRVRLRVRFSPRFDYGRVIPHLTPHPGRGVVARAGSDTLALSCTGGLSVTGGDAGGCGSCSRGSGRF; translated from the coding sequence ATGAGCAACAGCATCAGCGATTACGGCATTATCGGCAACCTGCAGTCGGTGGCTCTCGTGGGGCGGGACGGCGCCATCGACTGGCTCTGCCTGCCGCACACCGACTCCCCCAGCGTCTTCGCGGCCATCCTCGACAAGGAACGGGGAGGAACCTTCTCGGTCACCCCGGAAGGGGAATGGGACTCCACCCTTTCGTATCTCGACGACAGCAACGTTCTCACCGCGCGTTTCCGCACCCGCAGCGGTAGCTGCACCCTGACCGACTTCCTCACCCTCCCCGAGCCGAAGGGAGAGGATGGTCTGCGCGACTTCGTGCTCCTGCGCCTCATCAAGGTCGACCGGGGGCGCGTGAGGCTCCGGGTCAGGTTCTCCCCCCGGTTCGACTACGGCCGCGTCATCCCTCACCTCACGCCGCACCCCGGCCGGGGCGTGGTCGCCCGCGCGGGGAGCGACACCCTCGCCCTCTCCTGCACCGGCGGGCTCTCCGTGACCGGGGGGGACGCCGGGGGGTGTGGGAGCTGCAGCAGGGGGAGCGGGCGGTTTTGA